The proteins below are encoded in one region of Reichenbachiella sp. 5M10:
- the ftsZ gene encoding cell division protein FtsZ — MTEGSFKFDLPTHHKSIIKVIGVGGGGSNAVNHMHNQGITGVEFIVCNTDSQALNVSPIPNKLQIGVNLTEGLGAGANPEKGKHAALENKEEIRNMLNEDTKMVFITAGMGGGTGTGAAPVIAQVSKELGILTVGIVTVPFKFEGKKKMRQAMEGVNSLKANCDTVLVILNDKLLEAFGNLSLNQAFAQADNVLTTAAKGIAEIITVPGYVNVDFEDVKTVMKDSGGAVMGSAETSGESRAIRAIEEAINSPLLNNQNIEGADKILLSIISGDQAELKMDELTEITDFMQDIAGDEAEVIFGHGVDASLGDSIRVTIIATGFEQAKNGQIEIPAAAPTATETTQPLQSAPPVAQAPAQPQVQAAPEETEKKVYELERDEQQQQFELFSGETRAQQSREDRFEEDFQLKMKSFQFEKPERREEPETFYRSNEQPSPQPKQEDPFEMEMRELFMKSKQIAQQDPGDEPLEELDGMAHPPSRKILLMEQSEERRKKLNGLNDNQETVDTSSFKEKFEVPAYQRKQVDLKNVPLSSESFVSKFSLNEDHQLGGNKFLHDNVD; from the coding sequence ATGACAGAAGGAAGTTTTAAATTTGATTTGCCTACACACCACAAATCGATCATCAAGGTGATTGGTGTAGGCGGAGGCGGTAGCAATGCCGTCAACCATATGCATAACCAAGGCATCACAGGTGTAGAATTCATCGTGTGCAATACGGATTCACAAGCGCTCAATGTGAGTCCAATTCCAAACAAACTCCAAATAGGAGTCAACCTCACCGAGGGACTTGGAGCAGGAGCCAACCCTGAAAAGGGGAAGCACGCTGCATTGGAGAACAAAGAAGAAATTAGAAATATGCTCAATGAGGATACCAAGATGGTATTCATCACGGCAGGTATGGGTGGAGGTACTGGTACAGGTGCTGCGCCTGTCATCGCTCAGGTATCCAAAGAGCTCGGTATACTCACCGTAGGTATCGTGACAGTGCCATTCAAGTTCGAAGGAAAGAAAAAAATGCGTCAGGCGATGGAAGGGGTCAACTCACTCAAAGCCAATTGTGACACTGTACTGGTCATACTCAATGACAAGTTGCTCGAAGCGTTTGGTAATCTATCACTCAATCAGGCATTTGCACAAGCTGACAATGTCTTGACTACTGCGGCCAAAGGGATCGCAGAGATCATCACTGTACCAGGGTATGTCAATGTCGATTTCGAAGACGTAAAGACAGTCATGAAAGACAGCGGAGGAGCGGTCATGGGGTCCGCAGAGACCTCTGGAGAGAGTCGTGCGATCCGTGCGATCGAGGAGGCCATCAACTCCCCGTTACTCAACAACCAAAATATTGAAGGAGCTGATAAGATCCTCTTGTCGATCATCTCTGGTGATCAGGCCGAATTGAAGATGGACGAATTGACGGAGATTACCGATTTTATGCAAGACATCGCAGGAGATGAAGCAGAGGTGATCTTTGGTCATGGTGTCGACGCTTCGTTGGGTGATAGCATTCGTGTGACGATCATTGCGACAGGATTCGAGCAAGCTAAGAATGGTCAAATTGAAATCCCCGCAGCAGCACCTACTGCGACGGAGACTACTCAGCCTCTACAGTCAGCACCTCCCGTAGCGCAAGCACCCGCACAGCCTCAAGTTCAAGCTGCTCCTGAGGAGACAGAGAAGAAAGTATACGAATTGGAGAGAGACGAACAACAGCAGCAATTTGAGTTGTTTTCTGGAGAGACGAGAGCACAGCAAAGTCGTGAAGACCGATTTGAAGAGGATTTTCAGTTGAAAATGAAGTCATTTCAATTTGAGAAGCCTGAGCGTAGAGAAGAGCCAGAGACATTTTATCGTTCGAATGAGCAACCATCTCCTCAACCAAAGCAAGAAGATCCTTTTGAAATGGAGATGAGGGAGTTGTTTATGAAGTCGAAGCAGATCGCTCAGCAAGATCCAGGAGATGAACCTCTAGAGGAACTCGACGGGATGGCACATCCACCATCTCGCAAAATCCTACTCATGGAGCAGTCTGAAGAGCGTCGCAAAAAACTCAACGGATTGAATGACAATCAGGAGACTGTCGATACCTCTTCGTTCAAAGAGAAGTTTGAGGTGCCTGCGTATCAGCGTAAGCAAGTTGATTTGAAGAATGTGCCCCTTTCGTCTGAAAGTTTCGTCTCCAAGTTTAGCCTCAATGAAGACCACCAGCTAGGTGGCAACAAGTTTTTGCATGACAATGTAGACTAA
- a CDS encoding NADPH-dependent FMN reductase: MITIISGTNRKNSVSKKIAHIYQSILQDKGQKAEVIYLEDLPADFVTTALYENSGKNELFNPFRELIMQSQKMIFVVPEYNGSFPGVLKAFIDGMQYPHAFRDKKAALVGLSSGVQGAGLALSHLTDIFNYCGMHVLAQKPKLARIEDNLSENKLSKLYHSLLEEQVEKLLIF; the protein is encoded by the coding sequence ATGATTACTATCATCAGTGGCACCAATCGCAAAAACTCTGTCTCAAAAAAGATTGCACACATCTATCAGTCTATCCTGCAGGACAAAGGACAAAAAGCTGAAGTAATTTATTTGGAAGACCTGCCTGCGGACTTTGTCACCACAGCTCTCTACGAAAATTCAGGAAAAAATGAGCTTTTCAATCCGTTTAGAGAATTGATCATGCAGTCGCAAAAAATGATATTCGTCGTGCCTGAATACAACGGCTCTTTCCCAGGCGTGTTGAAGGCCTTCATTGACGGGATGCAATACCCTCATGCGTTTCGAGACAAAAAAGCCGCTCTAGTAGGTCTATCCTCTGGGGTTCAAGGCGCAGGATTGGCCCTTAGCCATCTCACTGACATCTTCAACTACTGTGGCATGCACGTCCTCGCTCAAAAACCCAAACTCGCCCGCATTGAGGACAATCTCAGTGAAAACAAACTCTCCAAACTCTACCATAGCCTCCTCGAAGAACAGGTAGAAAAGCTGTTGATATTCTAA
- a CDS encoding M48 family metalloprotease — MNFSTLVRHALLLCTLASVLTSCDKNNNISLFSVANDQELGLQVSEQIAADPDNYPLLPEEGNEEAYAYLRAMTDEILNSGQVQYKSEFAWEVHLIDQDVLNAFCTPGGYIYVYTGLIKYLDNIDDLAGVMGHEIAHADLRHSSRSLQKQYGVGILLSILLGDESSQLAEIAAGYANGLAALKFSRSHESESDDRSVEYLAHTDYACNGAAAFFEKLQEDGMTSDNLEFLSTHPSPDNRIADINSKANEEGCDTHLSDDSTYGMTYAEFKALFETPVSTQ, encoded by the coding sequence ATGAATTTTTCTACTCTAGTGCGTCATGCACTCCTACTGTGTACCCTTGCATCGGTACTAACCTCCTGTGACAAAAACAACAACATCTCCTTGTTTTCGGTAGCCAATGACCAAGAACTGGGCTTACAAGTTTCAGAACAAATCGCTGCGGATCCAGACAACTACCCTCTCCTCCCCGAAGAAGGCAATGAAGAGGCCTATGCCTACCTACGCGCCATGACTGACGAGATTTTGAACTCAGGCCAAGTGCAGTACAAAAGCGAGTTTGCTTGGGAAGTACACCTCATCGATCAAGATGTACTCAATGCCTTTTGTACACCAGGCGGATACATCTATGTCTACACAGGGCTGATCAAATATCTCGACAATATCGATGATCTCGCAGGTGTCATGGGGCACGAGATCGCACACGCTGATTTGAGGCACAGCAGTAGATCGCTACAAAAACAATATGGTGTAGGTATACTACTCAGTATCCTACTGGGCGATGAATCAAGCCAGCTGGCTGAAATAGCGGCTGGATATGCCAATGGGTTGGCTGCTTTGAAATTTTCTAGAAGTCATGAGTCAGAGTCCGACGATCGCTCTGTCGAATACCTCGCACACACTGACTATGCCTGCAACGGCGCAGCAGCATTTTTTGAAAAACTGCAAGAAGATGGCATGACCTCTGACAACTTGGAGTTTCTCAGCACACACCCGAGCCCAGACAACCGCATTGCCGACATCAACAGCAAAGCAAATGAGGAAGGCTGTGACACCCATCTCAGTGATGATAGCACTTATGGGATGACCTATGCAGAATTCAAGGCACTCTTCGAGACACCAGTGTCGACCCAATAA
- a CDS encoding BT_3928 family protein, with protein sequence MNLKHINTVLKFLVGGLFIFSGLIKINDPVGTSIKLEEYFEVFSVQFAEFFHLFVPIALPLAVILVILEVVLGIALIVNYQPKLTQYTILGLIIFFTFLTGYSAITNTVTDCGCFGDAIKLTPWESFTKDIVLLLLIVGIIVLDRGNKRNATMAEHAAIGSASVLMLLLAVIAINHLPFIDFRAYKIGDNIATNMKPSADFIYEYVVEKDGKQYTFNEYPTDKSYTFVSMTHVNPEAGPKITDFAVWNDEGDYTEEILKGNKLFIILYDVSKSNVECLNDINTLAQALHGKIDVYVLTASAAATYDAFAAEHHIDLPYYYTDATVLKTITRSNPGLWLLQNGTVKGKWHYYDTPNYSEVLDLLKL encoded by the coding sequence ATGAATCTAAAACACATCAATACCGTATTGAAATTCCTCGTCGGAGGGCTATTCATTTTTTCTGGTCTGATCAAAATCAACGACCCTGTGGGTACCTCCATCAAACTAGAAGAATACTTTGAAGTGTTCTCCGTGCAGTTTGCTGAATTCTTTCATCTGTTCGTGCCAATAGCCCTACCGCTAGCAGTAATCTTGGTCATATTAGAAGTCGTGTTAGGCATCGCACTCATCGTCAACTACCAACCGAAATTGACGCAATACACCATCCTTGGACTGATCATCTTCTTTACGTTTTTGACCGGATACTCTGCCATCACCAACACGGTGACAGATTGTGGCTGCTTCGGAGATGCTATCAAGCTCACTCCGTGGGAATCCTTCACCAAAGACATTGTGCTACTCCTGCTGATCGTCGGCATCATCGTACTGGACAGAGGCAACAAACGAAACGCTACCATGGCAGAACATGCAGCCATCGGATCAGCCAGTGTATTGATGCTACTCCTAGCAGTCATCGCCATCAACCACCTGCCCTTCATTGATTTTCGAGCCTACAAGATTGGTGACAACATCGCAACGAACATGAAACCTTCTGCGGATTTCATCTACGAGTATGTTGTAGAGAAAGACGGCAAGCAGTATACATTCAACGAATACCCCACAGACAAATCCTACACCTTTGTATCGATGACTCATGTCAATCCAGAAGCAGGGCCAAAGATTACGGATTTCGCCGTGTGGAACGATGAAGGAGACTACACGGAAGAAATATTGAAGGGCAACAAGCTTTTCATCATCCTCTACGATGTGAGCAAATCCAATGTGGAGTGTCTCAATGACATCAATACACTGGCCCAAGCTCTACATGGGAAAATAGACGTCTATGTCTTGACGGCCTCAGCGGCGGCTACCTACGACGCATTCGCAGCGGAGCACCATATAGACCTTCCGTATTACTACACAGATGCGACAGTATTGAAGACCATCACACGATCCAACCCCGGCCTCTGGCTACTCCAAAACGGTACGGTGAAAGGAAAATGGCACTACTATGACACCCCTAATTACTCAGAAGTGCTAGATTTGCTGAAACTATAA
- a CDS encoding DUF1599 domain-containing protein, with amino-acid sequence MEEQTVSEYREVIKACKDIFEKKTKDYGTAWRILRSSSLTDQIFIKAKRIRSIQEKGEQKIQEDIRGEFIAIINYCIMAIIQLDSQDEQRLEIPYEELEPRYDQIADSTMHLLMNKNHDYGEAWRDMRVSSMTDIILMKILRTKQIEDNQGKTLISEGVDANYQDMINYSVFCLILLGK; translated from the coding sequence TTGGAAGAACAAACAGTAAGCGAATATAGAGAAGTTATCAAGGCTTGTAAAGATATTTTTGAAAAGAAAACCAAGGACTATGGTACGGCCTGGCGAATACTTCGCAGCTCCTCTCTGACCGACCAGATATTTATCAAAGCCAAAAGAATCCGATCGATTCAAGAAAAAGGTGAGCAGAAAATCCAAGAAGATATTCGAGGGGAGTTCATCGCCATCATCAACTACTGCATCATGGCAATCATCCAGCTCGACTCCCAGGACGAACAGCGCTTGGAGATCCCTTACGAAGAACTCGAACCACGCTACGACCAGATCGCCGACAGTACCATGCACTTGCTCATGAATAAAAACCACGACTATGGCGAAGCATGGCGCGACATGCGTGTCTCCTCCATGACCGACATCATTCTCATGAAAATCCTGCGTACCAAGCAAATCGAAGACAACCAAGGCAAAACCCTCATCTCTGAAGGCGTAGATGCCAACTACCAAGACATGATCAATTATTCAGTATTTTGCTTGATCCTGTTGGGCAAGTAG
- the folP gene encoding dihydropteroate synthase produces the protein MDLSHPKIMGIVNVTQDSFYDGGKIQSDHDLLTQTEYMLKQGADILDVGAYSSRPGALEVSMEGERARAVSAVRCIMKEFPEAVVSIDSFRAAVVEACLEEGAAMINDISGCELDENMFALVSSRNVPYIMMHMRGNPETMQQMTDYGDLVSDIIDYFNVKLNLFQKNGVRDVIIDPGFGFAKTTEQNFELMRKLELLRLINVPVLCGVSRKSMIYKTLDCGPGEALNGTTALHMVSLMKGASILRVHDVKEAKEAVVLFEALKDK, from the coding sequence ATGGATTTGTCCCATCCCAAAATCATGGGGATTGTCAACGTGACTCAAGATTCGTTCTATGATGGGGGCAAAATTCAATCTGACCATGATTTACTGACGCAAACGGAGTACATGCTCAAACAGGGAGCAGATATCCTAGATGTGGGAGCTTATTCGAGTCGGCCCGGTGCCCTAGAGGTGAGTATGGAGGGAGAGCGCGCACGTGCAGTGAGTGCGGTGCGGTGTATCATGAAGGAGTTTCCTGAAGCTGTAGTGTCTATCGATAGCTTTCGTGCCGCAGTGGTGGAGGCGTGTTTAGAAGAGGGAGCAGCCATGATCAACGACATATCAGGATGTGAACTGGATGAAAATATGTTTGCACTGGTGAGTAGTCGAAACGTCCCCTATATCATGATGCACATGCGGGGCAATCCTGAGACCATGCAGCAAATGACCGATTATGGAGATTTGGTTTCAGATATTATTGATTATTTTAACGTAAAACTCAATTTGTTTCAGAAAAATGGGGTCCGAGATGTAATCATTGATCCAGGCTTTGGTTTTGCCAAGACAACGGAGCAGAACTTCGAATTGATGCGCAAATTGGAACTCCTTCGGTTGATCAACGTACCGGTCTTGTGTGGAGTGTCACGCAAATCGATGATTTATAAGACACTGGATTGTGGACCAGGCGAGGCACTCAATGGAACCACAGCGTTGCACATGGTAAGTTTGATGAAGGGGGCGTCCATTCTTCGGGTGCATGACGTCAAGGAAGCCAAAGAGGCTGTCGTATTGTTTGAAGCATTAAAGGATAAATAA
- the cdaA gene encoding diadenylate cyclase CdaA encodes MILGFHIGFLEISWVDLIDIFFVTVLLYQVYKLMRGSVAIKIFLGFLFLYLIYLVVQAADMELVSIILGQFMGVGVIAVIILFQQEIRKFLLLLGKTTIFEEGNIFKNVKSLWKEKFDENHLSILTPIVDAIKTMSGANTGALIVFTRDSELKFFADSGDRLEALVSKRLILAIFNKLSPLHDGAIIVNSNKIVAARCILPVSERDDVPAMYGLRHRAALGMSENTDSLVVIVSEETGQLTSARNGEFEHNLSTKEVKSRIADYFMADKRRKASSKEEETNSNITPITEA; translated from the coding sequence GTGATTTTAGGATTTCACATAGGTTTTTTAGAGATCAGTTGGGTTGATCTAATTGATATTTTCTTCGTGACAGTACTGTTGTATCAAGTCTACAAGCTGATGCGTGGTAGTGTAGCGATCAAGATCTTTTTAGGCTTTTTGTTTTTGTACTTGATCTACTTGGTCGTGCAAGCCGCGGATATGGAGCTGGTTAGTATCATTTTGGGGCAGTTTATGGGAGTGGGAGTCATCGCGGTGATCATTCTGTTTCAGCAGGAGATACGCAAGTTCCTCTTGCTTTTGGGCAAGACGACCATATTTGAGGAGGGTAATATTTTTAAGAATGTAAAATCCCTTTGGAAGGAAAAATTTGATGAGAATCATCTGAGCATATTGACACCTATTGTAGATGCGATCAAGACAATGAGTGGAGCCAATACAGGTGCGCTTATTGTGTTTACAAGAGATTCGGAGTTGAAATTTTTTGCCGATTCGGGCGATCGCTTGGAAGCTTTGGTTTCCAAGCGACTCATTTTGGCGATTTTCAACAAGCTGTCACCACTACACGATGGAGCGATCATTGTCAACAGTAACAAAATCGTAGCTGCACGCTGCATCCTGCCGGTGTCCGAGCGCGATGATGTACCTGCGATGTATGGATTGCGTCACAGAGCAGCCCTCGGAATGTCCGAAAATACGGATTCACTGGTGGTGATCGTTTCAGAAGAAACGGGTCAGCTTACTTCTGCACGCAACGGTGAATTTGAGCACAACCTCTCTACCAAAGAAGTCAAGAGTCGAATCGCGGACTACTTTATGGCAGACAAACGACGCAAGGCGAGTAGCAAGGAAGAAGAAACAAATTCGAACATCACACCCATCACCGAGGCATAA
- a CDS encoding DUF4293 domain-containing protein, whose protein sequence is MIQRIQSVFLFFVAASLVTLVFFPLWNKVDVEKSEVVTLTALSLVHTKMDIDTGEEQVIMEQPTYYIAIVVLLAAGLALYSMMKFNNRMLQIKLNALNSLIMAIALGLSVYFIMEGQHILLPNVQGNYLFGFYLFVAAMLFNMISNRFIRKDERLVRSADRIR, encoded by the coding sequence ATGATACAACGCATTCAATCTGTATTCCTGTTTTTCGTAGCAGCAAGTTTAGTTACCCTCGTGTTTTTTCCGCTTTGGAATAAAGTGGATGTTGAGAAAAGTGAAGTAGTAACCTTGACGGCCCTATCTCTGGTGCATACCAAGATGGATATCGATACAGGTGAAGAGCAGGTGATCATGGAGCAACCGACCTATTACATCGCTATTGTGGTTCTTTTGGCCGCTGGTTTGGCGTTGTATTCTATGATGAAGTTCAACAACCGAATGTTGCAAATCAAATTGAACGCACTGAACTCTTTGATTATGGCTATTGCTTTAGGTCTGTCTGTGTACTTCATCATGGAAGGGCAGCATATACTTTTGCCTAATGTACAGGGCAATTACCTTTTTGGTTTTTATCTGTTCGTAGCGGCGATGTTGTTCAATATGATTTCCAATCGTTTCATTCGCAAAGACGAGCGTTTGGTCAGGTCCGCAGACCGCATTCGATAA